One Microbacterium sp. No. 7 genomic window carries:
- a CDS encoding ABC transporter permease, which yields MTLIGQATAVDGAVLGGPTGSPRTAARPRTRSPWTGFALRRAATLLVSVLALVVVTFLIVQLIPGDPAISIAGPDASPERVAQIRAELGLDLPVWRQFLDYAAGLLAGDLGDSFSWGVPVSTIIANRIPYTLTLALVSMAVVLVVAIPAGLAVTVLTRGGRRRGLDLAFGAITGLFSAVPGYVTATLLVVVFAIAVPLLPPAYTAGAGWRGLVLPVVALSLGATCTLARVVRRDSAAALELDYIRTARGWRLPAPRIYLRHLLPNVITATLTLSGLLLSGMFAGAVVVEVVFAWPGLGSAVVKAIVSRDYPVIQGIVLVVGVLAMLVNLVVDVLLGTIDPRSLKGRHVDV from the coding sequence GTGACCCTGATCGGACAGGCGACGGCCGTCGACGGCGCCGTTCTCGGAGGGCCCACGGGCTCTCCGAGAACGGCGGCGCGCCCGCGGACGCGATCGCCCTGGACGGGATTCGCGCTGCGCCGCGCGGCGACCCTGCTCGTCTCGGTGCTCGCGCTGGTCGTCGTGACCTTCCTCATCGTGCAGCTGATCCCCGGCGACCCCGCGATCTCGATCGCCGGACCCGACGCCTCGCCGGAGCGCGTCGCGCAGATCCGCGCCGAGCTCGGTCTCGACCTGCCGGTGTGGCGGCAGTTCCTCGACTACGCGGCCGGACTGCTGGCGGGCGATCTGGGCGACTCGTTCAGCTGGGGCGTGCCGGTCTCGACCATCATCGCCAACCGGATCCCGTACACGCTCACGCTGGCACTCGTGTCCATGGCCGTCGTCCTCGTCGTCGCGATCCCCGCGGGGCTGGCGGTGACCGTCCTCACCCGAGGGGGCCGGCGCCGCGGTCTCGACCTGGCGTTCGGCGCGATCACGGGGCTCTTCTCGGCGGTTCCCGGCTACGTCACGGCCACGCTGCTGGTGGTCGTGTTCGCCATCGCCGTGCCCCTCCTCCCTCCTGCCTACACGGCCGGCGCGGGATGGCGAGGGCTCGTCCTCCCCGTCGTCGCGCTCAGCCTCGGCGCGACCTGCACGCTGGCCCGGGTGGTGCGGCGCGACAGCGCCGCCGCCCTCGAGCTCGACTACATCCGCACCGCCCGCGGATGGCGCCTCCCCGCCCCGCGGATCTACCTGCGCCATCTGCTCCCGAACGTCATCACCGCCACACTCACGCTCAGCGGCCTGCTCCTGTCGGGGATGTTCGCCGGAGCGGTCGTTGTCGAGGTGGTCTTCGCCTGGCCGGGGCTGGGCTCGGCGGTGGTGAAGGCGATCGTCTCGAGGGACTACCCGGTCATCCAGGGGATCGTCCTGGTCGTCGGCGTCCTCGCCATGCTGGTGAACCTCGTCGTCGACGTGCTGCTCGGCACGATCGACCCCCGGAGCCTGAAGGGACGACATGTCGACGTCTGA
- a CDS encoding ABC transporter substrate-binding protein gives MARIHRAAAVLATLALLTGCSAAVGPAPTPTDVKTMLTADPTTFDPARGLAIDDYLIARYLFDSLLRHDDGGITGALAESYEADSASEYRFVIRDDATCADGTPITASIVADSLEYFAAPDTGSTFRVLVFGVGEPTITADDASRTVSISLSEPWSDLPAGLTLAQTGIICPAGLAAPEELAAGTVEAAFSGPYTLADANPGVGYRVELREGYTAWPDYAVPVEGTVPAAVGFALASDPATVANQLRSGDLDIGILADDNLDRFASDDAFELLLTDGVGTWLVFNEREGSVFHDAPELRAAVASAIDRAALNTVVSSGRAELFDSIVSPQIECALDGGDLLHPFDPEAARALEGVRIRLIGSNTIGPAGSGNEYVQSALREAGADVELRNTDPGTWVNNLVDLGWDLTMYGDANQTGTVSASLSRLLWTPAESGGRSVGAADNPEGTELMWQALATSDPAERCDYLERAQRTALERTDVIPLFSGSPTVVVRDGFAAGTYAGYYDPTSIRILP, from the coding sequence ATGGCCAGAATCCACCGCGCCGCCGCGGTGCTCGCCACGCTTGCACTCCTCACCGGCTGTTCCGCAGCCGTGGGGCCGGCGCCGACGCCGACCGACGTCAAGACGATGCTCACCGCCGACCCGACCACCTTCGATCCCGCGAGGGGACTCGCGATCGACGACTACCTCATCGCCCGATACCTCTTCGACTCGCTCCTGAGGCACGACGACGGCGGGATCACCGGTGCGCTCGCGGAGTCCTACGAGGCCGACTCCGCGTCCGAGTACCGCTTCGTGATCCGCGACGACGCCACCTGCGCCGACGGCACGCCCATCACCGCGAGCATCGTCGCGGACTCCCTGGAGTACTTCGCCGCGCCCGACACCGGCTCCACCTTCCGGGTGCTCGTCTTCGGGGTCGGCGAGCCCACGATCACCGCCGACGACGCGTCGCGCACGGTCTCCATCTCGCTCAGCGAGCCCTGGTCCGACCTTCCCGCCGGGCTGACCCTGGCGCAGACGGGGATCATCTGTCCCGCCGGCCTCGCAGCGCCCGAGGAGCTCGCCGCGGGCACGGTCGAGGCCGCCTTCTCGGGTCCCTACACGCTCGCCGACGCCAACCCCGGGGTCGGCTACCGCGTCGAGCTCCGCGAGGGCTACACCGCCTGGCCGGACTATGCCGTCCCCGTCGAGGGGACGGTGCCCGCGGCCGTCGGCTTCGCCCTCGCCTCGGATCCCGCGACGGTCGCCAACCAGCTCCGGTCCGGCGACCTCGACATCGGCATCCTCGCCGACGACAACCTCGACCGGTTCGCCTCCGACGACGCCTTCGAGCTCCTCCTCACCGACGGGGTCGGCACGTGGCTGGTGTTCAACGAGCGGGAGGGCAGCGTCTTCCACGATGCCCCCGAGCTGCGTGCCGCCGTCGCCTCGGCGATCGATCGCGCGGCGCTGAACACCGTCGTCAGCAGCGGTCGCGCCGAGCTGTTCGACTCGATCGTGTCGCCGCAGATCGAATGCGCGCTGGACGGCGGCGATCTGCTCCACCCCTTCGATCCCGAGGCGGCCCGTGCGCTGGAGGGCGTGCGCATCCGGCTCATCGGCAGCAACACGATCGGTCCCGCCGGCTCCGGCAACGAATACGTGCAGTCCGCGCTGCGCGAGGCGGGGGCCGACGTCGAGCTGCGCAACACGGATCCCGGGACGTGGGTGAACAACCTCGTCGATCTCGGCTGGGATCTGACGATGTACGGCGACGCCAACCAGACTGGAACGGTCTCGGCATCGCTCAGCCGCCTGCTGTGGACACCCGCCGAGAGCGGCGGCCGCAGCGTCGGCGCCGCCGACAACCCCGAGGGCACCGAGCTGATGTGGCAGGCGCTCGCGACCTCCGATCCGGCGGAGCGGTGCGACTACCTCGAGCGGGCGCAGCGGACCGCTCTCGAGCGCACCGACGTGATCCCGCTGTTCTCGGGGTCGCCGACGGTCGTGGTGCGGGACGGCTTCGCGGCCGGCACCTACGCGGGCTACTACGATCCGACCTCGATCCGAATCCTCCCGTGA
- a CDS encoding M20 metallopeptidase family protein, whose protein sequence is MTFTREADRLLPDLIALRRRLHSTPEVGLELPSTRATVLDALEGLGLEVTLGTALSSVTAVLHGGAPGDTVLLRADMDALPITEETGLDFASANGAMHACGHDLHMAGLVGAARLLAARREALSGAVVFMFQPGEEGHDGARKMLGESLLDAAGDRPVAAYALHVDCTRPAGRFATRAGAVMASASGMRLVVSGDGGHAAWPHLGIDPVPVAAEIVLALQSFTARRVPATDPAIVSVVRIDGDSAAVNVIPARVEIDVNIRTLSSTTLDFVRVELPALASAIGHAHGCVVDAEFIDSYPVTNNDEHETELVLRALADLYGPSAVTRMAAPSMASEDFAYVLDEVPGTLAFLGARVEGPGAPAAMHSAGALFDEAVMARQAATLAELAWRRTAHGTVRSTVARSGAAVP, encoded by the coding sequence ATGACATTTACGCGCGAAGCCGACCGTCTGCTGCCCGACCTGATCGCCCTGCGCCGGAGGCTGCATTCGACACCGGAGGTCGGCCTGGAGCTGCCGAGCACCCGGGCGACGGTGCTCGACGCCCTGGAGGGGCTGGGGCTGGAGGTGACGCTCGGCACCGCCCTGAGCTCCGTGACCGCGGTGCTGCACGGCGGCGCGCCCGGCGACACGGTGCTGCTCCGGGCCGACATGGACGCCCTGCCGATCACGGAGGAGACCGGGCTCGACTTCGCCTCCGCCAACGGCGCGATGCACGCGTGCGGCCACGACCTGCACATGGCCGGGCTCGTCGGCGCCGCCCGGCTGCTCGCCGCGCGGCGGGAGGCGCTGTCCGGCGCCGTGGTGTTCATGTTCCAGCCGGGAGAGGAGGGGCACGACGGAGCGCGCAAGATGCTCGGCGAGAGCCTCCTCGACGCCGCCGGAGACCGCCCCGTCGCGGCCTACGCGCTGCACGTCGACTGCACCCGTCCGGCCGGGCGGTTCGCGACGAGAGCGGGAGCGGTGATGGCGAGCGCGAGCGGCATGCGGCTGGTGGTGTCCGGCGACGGGGGTCACGCCGCCTGGCCGCACCTCGGCATCGACCCCGTGCCGGTGGCCGCCGAGATCGTGCTGGCGCTGCAGTCCTTCACCGCGCGACGCGTGCCGGCGACCGACCCCGCCATCGTGTCGGTCGTGCGCATCGACGGCGACTCGGCCGCGGTCAACGTCATCCCCGCACGCGTGGAGATCGACGTCAACATCCGGACCCTGTCCTCGACCACGCTCGACTTCGTCAGGGTCGAGCTTCCGGCGCTGGCATCCGCGATCGGCCACGCGCACGGCTGTGTCGTGGACGCCGAGTTCATCGACTCCTACCCGGTCACGAACAACGACGAGCACGAGACGGAGCTCGTGCTGCGCGCCCTCGCCGATCTCTACGGCCCGTCCGCGGTCACGCGCATGGCCGCTCCCTCCATGGCGTCCGAGGACTTCGCCTATGTGCTGGACGAGGTCCCGGGCACGCTCGCGTTCCTGGGCGCACGCGTCGAGGGCCCCGGCGCGCCCGCGGCGATGCACTCGGCGGGGGCGCTCTTCGACGAGGCCGTCATGGCCCGGCAGGCCGCGACCCTCGCCGAGCTCGCCTGGCGGCGCACGGCGCACGGCACGGTGCGATCGACCGTCGCCCGTTCCGGCGCCGCGGTGCCATGA
- a CDS encoding Lrp/AsnC family transcriptional regulator, with protein MLDSLDLQLLNALQIAPRASWSTLAPVLRTDPSTLSRRWTRLTREGLAWTTAYVLPERMQAHSPTGQRLRASSALVEIRCEAGRRSQVTDAIAREAAVMTIECTSGPRELAVTIAASTPGQIDEYVSTAISVLPGVTATSTHFIRRIYREGSEYELDMLSASQRHALDETVRSGSGVGPTPPSELTEQVIRALQPDVRRPAAEVADEIGVSVPLARRTIARLAQSDWVRMRADFAHEVVGWHASVVLWLVVPPHALDSVAAELSRNPSVRLCASTLGPANLAVTLWLHELDELDGIEVRLRHLFPDVRVSDRWMLPRVVKRLGTLFDAQGRRSGYVSLLLPRVTPG; from the coding sequence GTGCTCGACAGCCTCGACCTCCAGCTCCTCAATGCGCTGCAGATCGCTCCGCGCGCCTCCTGGAGCACGCTTGCGCCGGTGCTGCGCACGGACCCGTCGACGCTGTCGCGACGATGGACGCGCCTGACCCGCGAAGGGCTGGCGTGGACGACGGCCTACGTGCTGCCGGAGCGGATGCAGGCCCACTCCCCGACGGGACAGCGGCTGCGCGCGAGCAGCGCGCTGGTGGAGATCCGCTGCGAAGCCGGCAGGCGCTCCCAGGTCACCGACGCCATCGCGCGCGAGGCGGCGGTGATGACCATCGAATGCACCTCCGGTCCGCGCGAGCTCGCCGTCACGATCGCCGCGTCGACCCCCGGTCAGATCGATGAGTACGTGTCCACCGCGATCTCGGTGCTGCCGGGCGTGACGGCGACGAGCACGCACTTCATCCGACGCATCTACCGCGAGGGCTCCGAGTACGAGCTCGACATGCTCAGCGCCTCACAGCGCCACGCGCTCGACGAGACCGTGCGCTCGGGCAGCGGCGTCGGCCCCACGCCGCCGTCGGAGCTGACCGAGCAGGTGATCCGGGCCCTCCAGCCCGACGTCCGCCGACCGGCCGCCGAGGTCGCCGACGAGATCGGCGTCTCCGTGCCCCTCGCCCGCAGGACGATCGCACGCCTCGCCCAGTCGGACTGGGTGCGCATGCGCGCCGACTTCGCTCACGAGGTGGTCGGCTGGCACGCGTCGGTGGTGCTGTGGCTCGTCGTGCCCCCGCACGCGCTCGACTCCGTGGCCGCAGAGCTGTCCCGCAACCCGTCGGTGCGGCTGTGCGCCTCCACGCTCGGGCCCGCCAACCTCGCCGTCACACTGTGGCTGCACGAGCTCGACGAGCTGGACGGCATCGAGGTCAGGCTGCGGCATCTCTTCCCCGATGTCCGCGTGTCCGATCGCTGGATGCTGCCACGCGTCGTGAAACGACTCGGCACGCTCTTCGACGCGCAAGGGAGGCGAAGCGGCTACGTGTCGCTGCTGCTCCCACGGGTGACGCCCGGCTGA
- a CDS encoding CGNR zinc finger domain-containing protein, translating into MHLNPYGEYAVLLAAALANDWPADRAGIVARAREAGMTVEFPEEADDHGRVRRVIDDWLVVVDASEPRERARLLNAHMASATAYPRLTDHDDEGWHLHYRDDDARSLPRVLFAVISVGTALHLTTRGMHRLHRCAAGEAPGDPCRAVVVDVTRNGRQRYCSVRCANRAAVRRHRARAGAGG; encoded by the coding sequence ATGCATCTCAACCCTTACGGCGAGTATGCGGTGCTCCTCGCCGCCGCGCTGGCCAACGACTGGCCCGCCGACCGGGCCGGCATCGTGGCCCGCGCCCGGGAGGCCGGGATGACCGTCGAGTTCCCGGAGGAGGCCGACGACCACGGTCGCGTCCGCCGCGTCATCGACGACTGGCTCGTCGTCGTGGACGCCTCCGAGCCCCGTGAGCGGGCGCGCCTCCTGAACGCGCACATGGCGTCGGCGACCGCCTACCCGCGCCTGACGGACCACGACGACGAGGGCTGGCACCTGCACTATCGCGACGACGACGCCAGGTCGCTGCCGCGCGTGCTGTTCGCCGTGATCAGCGTCGGCACCGCGCTGCACCTCACGACCCGCGGCATGCATCGCCTTCATCGTTGCGCGGCGGGGGAGGCGCCCGGCGATCCGTGCCGGGCCGTCGTCGTGGACGTCACGCGCAACGGCCGGCAGCGATACTGCTCGGTGCGCTGCGCGAACCGCGCGGCCGTGCGCCGGCACCGGGCGCGCGCCGGGGCGGGCGGATGA
- a CDS encoding type II toxin-antitoxin system PemK/MazF family toxin: MSRSQGEGLLLGLVRGLLGLLTSRGTTPDQRADAPRGAATTPRLRTDVPRSAPATRLPGAATAGNAKETPRAAESTRRAADDTTTTEVDPPGPDGLTIVYAPERDGEPDAGEVVWTWVPYAENDGRGKDRPVLVIARQSAHRVYAVKLTSKDHDGRRDFLPIGPGAWDPQGRPSWVDIDQLYSVHADGMRREAAALDLKRFAVVAQELRRRFGWRIGD; this comes from the coding sequence ATGAGCCGATCTCAGGGGGAGGGGCTGCTCCTCGGCCTCGTGCGCGGACTGCTGGGCCTGCTGACGAGCCGGGGCACGACGCCGGACCAGCGGGCGGACGCGCCGCGCGGCGCCGCGACGACGCCGAGGCTGCGCACCGACGTGCCGCGTTCCGCGCCGGCGACGCGGCTCCCCGGCGCGGCGACGGCCGGGAACGCGAAGGAGACCCCGCGGGCCGCGGAGAGCACCCGGCGTGCCGCCGACGACACCACGACGACCGAGGTGGACCCGCCGGGCCCCGACGGCCTGACGATCGTGTACGCGCCGGAGCGCGACGGCGAGCCGGATGCCGGGGAGGTCGTCTGGACGTGGGTTCCCTACGCGGAGAACGACGGGCGCGGCAAGGACCGTCCCGTGCTCGTGATCGCCCGGCAGAGCGCGCACCGCGTGTATGCCGTGAAGCTCACGAGCAAGGACCACGACGGCCGCCGCGACTTCCTCCCGATCGGGCCGGGCGCATGGGATCCCCAGGGCCGCCCGTCGTGGGTGGACATCGACCAGCTCTACAGCGTGCACGCCGACGGCATGAGGCGCGAGGCCGCGGCGCTCGACCTGAAGCGGTTCGCGGTCGTCGCGCAGGAGCTGCGCCGCCGCTTCGGCTGGCGGATCGGGGACTGA
- a CDS encoding ammonium transporter — protein sequence MEPTELTPSSIWIVTSAALVLLMTPGLAFFYGGLVKAKSVVSMMMMSFGSIALIGVLWILYGYMMYTGAGGDGGYFDGAAGLIPGFVGNPFAGFGLTAEGIDLIDVAFGATFAIITVALISGAIADRAKFGAWLIFAGIWATLSYFPVAGWVWGGGWIQSWELNGYAVIDLAGGTAVHINAGAAALALALVLGKRVGFQKGIQKPHNVPFVLLGASILWFGWFGFNTGLSGDQEGLGLSFLNTIAAPAAAVLGWLIVEKLKDGKPTSVGAASGAVAGLVAITPSAGNLTPGWALLLGVIAGAVACLAVELKWKLGFDDSLDVVGIHLVAGLIGTIYLGFVATDVGLFFTGDFSQLILQTVSAVAVMVYSFVVAFVVGFVIEKTIGFRVHNEDEIAGIDTVVHGEEGYALAD from the coding sequence ATGGAACCCACCGAACTCACGCCGTCCAGCATCTGGATCGTCACCAGCGCCGCGCTGGTGCTGCTCATGACGCCCGGACTCGCGTTCTTCTACGGCGGGCTGGTGAAGGCGAAGAGCGTCGTCAGCATGATGATGATGAGCTTCGGCTCGATCGCCCTGATCGGCGTGCTGTGGATCCTCTACGGCTACATGATGTACACCGGCGCGGGCGGTGACGGCGGATACTTCGACGGCGCCGCCGGCCTGATCCCGGGCTTCGTCGGAAACCCGTTCGCCGGCTTCGGCCTCACCGCGGAGGGCATCGACCTGATCGACGTCGCCTTCGGAGCCACCTTCGCGATCATCACGGTCGCGCTCATCTCGGGAGCGATCGCCGACCGCGCGAAGTTCGGCGCCTGGCTGATCTTCGCCGGCATCTGGGCGACGCTCTCGTACTTCCCCGTCGCCGGCTGGGTGTGGGGCGGCGGCTGGATCCAGTCGTGGGAGCTCAACGGCTACGCCGTGATCGACCTCGCCGGCGGCACCGCGGTGCACATCAACGCCGGTGCGGCCGCCCTCGCCCTCGCCCTCGTGCTCGGAAAGCGCGTCGGATTCCAGAAGGGCATCCAGAAGCCCCACAACGTGCCGTTCGTGCTGCTGGGCGCGTCGATCCTGTGGTTCGGCTGGTTCGGCTTCAACACGGGCCTCTCGGGCGACCAGGAGGGCCTGGGCCTCAGCTTCCTGAACACGATCGCCGCGCCGGCCGCGGCCGTGCTCGGCTGGCTGATCGTCGAGAAGCTCAAGGACGGCAAGCCCACGTCGGTGGGCGCCGCCTCGGGAGCCGTCGCCGGCCTCGTCGCGATCACGCCCTCGGCGGGCAACCTGACCCCCGGCTGGGCTCTGCTGCTCGGCGTCATCGCCGGCGCCGTGGCCTGCCTCGCGGTCGAGCTCAAGTGGAAGCTCGGCTTCGACGACTCGCTCGACGTCGTCGGCATCCACCTGGTCGCGGGCCTCATCGGAACGATCTACCTCGGCTTCGTGGCGACCGACGTCGGCCTGTTCTTCACGGGCGACTTCTCGCAGCTGATCCTCCAGACGGTCAGCGCCGTCGCGGTGATGGTGTACTCGTTCGTCGTGGCCTTCGTCGTCGGCTTCGTGATCGAGAAGACGATCGGCTTCCGCGTGCACAACGAGGACGAGATCGCCGGCATCGACACGGTCGTGCACGGCGAGGAGGGCTACGCCCTGGCCGACTGA
- the zapE gene encoding cell division protein ZapE encodes MTTVPTTAVQLTDRHPQVTGPEMVAALVPPPQFDAARFDTYRADERFPSQQQAKDTLIAFCGGGAPPARGGLFRRAPKLPELKPGVYLDGGFGVGKTHLLASVYHAMPARRKYFGSFIEYTALVGALGYQQTVALFTGADLLCIDEFELDDPGDTMVMTRLLGELVPKGTKLAATSNTPPNALGEGRFAAQDFLREIHAMSSSFQTLRIDGTDYRQRAVDGSAAVLGADEYADALVAAAAGATASDDVFSDLVRHLATVHPSRYIRLIEGIGAIGLRDVTPFDDQSAALRFVAFVDRAYDAQIPVRATGTSLSDVFTADMLAGGYRKKYLRAISRLVALTRS; translated from the coding sequence GTGACCACTGTGCCCACGACCGCCGTACAGCTGACCGACCGCCATCCCCAGGTCACCGGACCGGAGATGGTCGCCGCGCTCGTCCCGCCGCCGCAGTTCGACGCGGCCCGGTTCGACACCTACCGGGCCGACGAGCGGTTTCCGTCCCAGCAGCAGGCGAAGGACACCCTCATCGCGTTCTGCGGCGGGGGAGCGCCGCCGGCGCGCGGGGGGCTGTTCCGCCGGGCGCCGAAGCTGCCCGAGCTGAAGCCGGGCGTCTACCTCGACGGCGGGTTCGGCGTCGGAAAGACCCATCTGCTGGCATCCGTCTACCACGCGATGCCGGCGCGGAGGAAGTACTTCGGGTCGTTCATCGAGTACACGGCGCTCGTCGGGGCGCTCGGCTACCAGCAGACCGTCGCGCTCTTCACGGGCGCCGACCTGCTGTGCATCGACGAGTTCGAGCTCGACGACCCGGGCGACACGATGGTCATGACGCGGCTGCTCGGCGAGCTCGTGCCGAAGGGCACGAAGCTGGCGGCCACGTCGAACACGCCGCCGAACGCGCTCGGTGAGGGACGCTTCGCGGCGCAGGACTTCCTGCGCGAGATCCACGCGATGTCGTCGAGCTTCCAGACGCTGCGCATCGACGGCACCGACTATCGTCAGCGCGCCGTCGACGGCAGCGCGGCCGTGCTCGGCGCGGACGAGTACGCGGACGCCCTCGTCGCCGCCGCGGCGGGCGCGACGGCATCCGACGACGTCTTCTCCGATCTCGTGCGGCACCTGGCCACCGTGCACCCCTCGCGCTACATCCGGCTGATCGAGGGGATCGGGGCGATCGGCCTGCGCGACGTGACGCCGTTCGACGACCAGTCGGCGGCGCTGCGCTTCGTCGCCTTCGTCGACCGCGCGTACGACGCGCAGATCCCCGTTCGGGCGACGGGGACGTCGCTGAGCGACGTGTTCACGGCCGACATGCTCGCCGGCGGATATCGCAAGAAGTACCTGCGCGCGATCTCGCGTCTCGTCGCCCTCACCCGCTCTTAG
- a CDS encoding alpha/beta hydrolase family protein encodes MNQPRRADTGGALLSLGALVRVAATILSGALAAVTTALGLVAVRMARKVVTPATRVADTRILDVDVAAQTITLSRSADTVLPGRYGLFTSGTADYLKLGSVLRSDGTSVTRKLLTQVSSDTRLSAASTFSGWYYERPEELHLPFSAELVASAVGPCPAWLFPADSDTWVIQIHGRGAQRRECLRAVPVFHAAGITSLIVSYRNDGEAPRSRSGMYGLGSTEWRDVDAAIGRARKAGAKRILLMGWSMGGAIALQVALRSAHRDLIAGVVLESPVIDWRIVLDYNARLLGLPAPVSRLAIAVLGSEWATPLTGLDHAIPFGALDIVARAGELRQPVLILHSDDDGFVPSDSSHDLVVARPDLVEFQVFDTARHTKLWNYDQDRWVEVIAQWLERHALAPARSTVER; translated from the coding sequence ATGAACCAGCCCAGGCGCGCCGACACCGGGGGCGCATTGCTTTCGCTCGGTGCCCTCGTCCGCGTCGCGGCCACCATCCTCAGCGGCGCGCTCGCGGCGGTGACGACCGCCCTGGGGCTCGTGGCGGTGCGGATGGCGCGCAAGGTCGTGACGCCCGCGACGCGCGTCGCCGACACGCGCATCCTCGACGTCGACGTCGCCGCCCAGACGATCACCCTGAGCCGCTCCGCCGACACCGTGCTGCCGGGGCGGTACGGGCTGTTCACGAGCGGCACGGCCGACTACCTCAAGCTCGGCTCCGTGCTGCGCAGCGACGGCACGAGCGTGACGCGGAAGCTGCTCACGCAGGTGTCGTCGGACACGCGCCTGTCGGCCGCGTCGACGTTCAGCGGGTGGTACTACGAGCGGCCCGAGGAGCTGCACCTGCCCTTCTCGGCCGAGCTCGTGGCGTCGGCGGTGGGGCCGTGCCCCGCCTGGCTCTTCCCGGCCGACTCCGACACCTGGGTGATCCAGATCCACGGCCGCGGCGCGCAGCGGCGCGAGTGCCTGCGCGCTGTGCCCGTCTTCCACGCGGCGGGCATCACGTCGCTGATCGTCAGCTACCGCAACGACGGCGAGGCCCCCCGCAGCCGCTCCGGCATGTACGGCCTCGGCTCGACCGAGTGGCGCGACGTGGACGCCGCGATCGGCCGTGCGCGGAAGGCGGGCGCGAAGCGGATCCTGCTGATGGGCTGGTCGATGGGCGGGGCGATCGCGCTGCAGGTCGCCCTGAGGTCGGCGCACCGCGACCTGATCGCGGGCGTCGTGCTGGAGTCGCCCGTCATCGACTGGCGGATCGTGCTCGACTACAACGCGCGGCTGCTCGGCCTGCCGGCGCCCGTCTCCCGGCTCGCGATCGCCGTGCTCGGCAGCGAGTGGGCGACGCCGCTCACCGGCCTCGACCACGCGATCCCGTTCGGCGCGCTCGACATCGTGGCGCGCGCCGGCGAACTGCGCCAGCCGGTGCTCATCCTGCACAGCGACGACGACGGGTTCGTGCCGTCGGACTCCTCGCACGATCTCGTCGTGGCGCGTCCCGATCTGGTCGAGTTCCAGGTCTTCGACACGGCGCGGCACACGAAGCTGTGGAACTACGACCAGGACCGCTGGGTCGAGGTCATCGCGCAGTGGCTCGAGCGGCACGCGCTCGCCCCCGCGCGCTCTACAGTTGAGCGGTGA
- a CDS encoding DUF3000 domain-containing protein, which produces MDAPRRPDDDASAFADIADTLRALTFRADLVVREITAPASLAPHAIAFAADVRPDSHATDSPFGTGRFVLLHDAEEPDAWNGAWRIVCFAQAPLEPEIGTDPLLSDVAWTWLVDALRARQATYHSASGTATKTLSKGFGTLADEGDGAQIELRASWSPSGELAAHLDAWAELVCMLAGLPPGSEDIAVLGARKAAHG; this is translated from the coding sequence GTGGACGCACCCCGACGCCCGGACGACGACGCCTCGGCCTTCGCCGACATCGCCGACACGCTGCGCGCGCTGACCTTCCGCGCAGACCTCGTCGTCCGGGAGATCACGGCCCCGGCGTCCCTCGCGCCGCACGCGATCGCGTTCGCCGCCGACGTGCGCCCCGACAGCCACGCGACCGACTCGCCGTTCGGCACGGGGCGCTTCGTGCTGCTCCACGACGCCGAGGAGCCCGACGCGTGGAACGGCGCCTGGCGCATCGTGTGCTTCGCGCAGGCGCCGCTCGAGCCCGAGATCGGCACGGACCCCCTTCTCTCCGACGTCGCCTGGACGTGGCTCGTCGACGCCCTGCGGGCGCGGCAGGCGACGTATCACTCGGCCTCCGGCACCGCGACCAAGACGCTGTCGAAGGGCTTCGGCACCCTCGCCGACGAGGGCGACGGCGCGCAGATCGAGCTCAGGGCGTCGTGGTCGCCGTCGGGCGAGCTCGCGGCGCACCTCGACGCGTGGGCCGAGCTCGTGTGCATGCTCGCGGGACTGCCGCCGGGGTCGGAGGACATCGCCGTGCTCGGCGCGCGGAAGGCCGCGCATGGCTGA